The Agelaius phoeniceus isolate bAgePho1 chromosome 26, bAgePho1.hap1, whole genome shotgun sequence genome has a window encoding:
- the LOC143695784 gene encoding uncharacterized protein LOC143695784 — translation MLLCPNAAATSPAAVSPTQAVAPVQAQVTPPSLQRPCLTPQVFQRSSASPFLPVPRCDPLEAVSPGHSEPWPLGAEGWKEPLAPAAPAGRAFSLPQIVLTEWVSEPPSPDAEPELWAAPGSAAPAGQLPPEGTKRGRVAAPGSSPKSPLAQEPPPAPQPPGSASRALPLAAPPFPRDKMGGQRGDAAPDAAGRPGGGGRACPQSPEAAQPPRSRGEGAGAAEAALPSAGAAIVAQIPAGLGDSQRGARLAPGHPAGAPKAAWREESPPPGAPAGRDPAPRAAGPSRAEQPPLERVPARSGPAAAPPGWDRGAPAAGGGPRAAGKAAEGLCRGRLNPAGPGKKEIYEDTYQRLDSLEETIRELEMTISEISSHPAVEFAFPKDAPGSEEAGRSLGDLGHGGGDGDTALDLSQAKDGAATSPFPSRTKPALLPKPQLPPGTPQVHFLFSPVPCSALDSL, via the exons atgCTGCTCTGTCCCAATGCTGCCGCCACCAGCCCGGCTGCTGTGAGCCCCACTCAGGCCGTGGccccagtgcaggcccaggtcACCCCTCCCTCGCTCCAACGGCCGTGTTTGACTCCCCAGGTGTTTCAGCGGAGCTCAGCCTCCCCTTTCCTCCCCGTGCCCCGCTGTGACCCCCTCGAGGCCGTGTCCCCAGGCCACTCCGAGCCGTGGCCCCTCGGAGCCGAAGGATGGAAG GAGCCGCTGGCGCCGGCAGCCCCGGCCGGCCGGGCGTTCTCCCTGCCCCAGATCGTGCTCACCGAGTGGGTGTCGGAGCCGCCGTCCCCCGACGCCGAGCCGGAGCTGTGGGCGGCGCCGGGCAgcgcagcaccagcagggcagctgccaCCCGAGGGGACAAAGAGAGGCCGTGTGGCGGCTCCCGGCAGCTCCCCAAAGTCCCCGCTGGCGCAGGAACCCCCgccagccccgcagccccccggcAGCGCATCCCGGGCGCTTCCCTTGGCAGCCCCGCCTTTCCCGAGGGATAAAATGGGGGGACAAAGAGGGGACGCGGCTCCGGACGCTGCCGGCAGGCCAGGAGGCGGTGGCAGGGCTTGTCCCCAGAGTCCCGAGGCTGCGCAGCCTCCTCGGAGCCGCGGGGAAGGCGCCGGAGCTGCGGAGGCCGCGCTCCCCTCCGCGGGTGCCGCGATCGTTGCCCAAATTCCCGCTGGCCTTGGGGACTCCCAAAGAGGAGCCAGGCTCGCTCCCGGACACCCAGCTGGGGCTCCCAAAGCTGCATGGAGGGAGGAGAGCCCTCCGCCCGGGGCTCCCGCGGGCAGGGACCCAGCCCCGAGGGCAGCGGGGCCTTCCCGGGCGGAGCAGCCGCCCCTGGAGCGGGTCCCGGcccgctccggccccgccgcggcacCGCCGGGATGGGACCGAGGGGCtccggctgccgggggcggcccCCGAGCGGCGGGGAAAGCGGCAgaggggctctgcagaggcCGCCTGAACCCCGCGGGCCCGGGCAAGAAGGAGATTTACGAGGACACCTACCAGAGACTGGACAGCCTGGAGGAAACCATCCGCGAGCTGGAAATGACCATCAGCGAGATCAGCAGCCACCCCGCCGTGGAATTTGCGTTCCCCAAGGACGCGCCGGGATCCGAGGAGGCCGGGAGGAGCCTGGGGGACCTCGGGCACGGAGGCGGCGACGGTGACACCGCGCTggacctcagccaggccaaggACGGCGCTGCCACGAGTCCCTTTCCGAGCAGGACCAAGCCAGCGCTGCTCCCCAAGCCGCAGCTGCCCCCCGGCACTCCCCAGgttcattttctcttctcccccgtgccctgctctgccctggattcGCTCTGA
- the ARHGAP23 gene encoding rho GTPase-activating protein 23 isoform X2 produces the protein MVQESAAGAARGSRRALRGRCRPPPAPSPKRLWSVERCGRGWRLERPVGVDCSSPEPRCIWLSSLRRHAAGPGPRTERCRRPTPGRRDGASPNANAPPEGGSFPWVGPRTVALRKSPQGGFGFTLRHFIVYPPESAVHSAKEEENGNRAGPPRSRLEPMDTIFVKNVREDGPAHQAGLRTGDRLVKVNGESIIGKTYSQVIALIQNSDDVLELSIMPKDEDILQLAYSQDAYLKGNEPYSGGAQSIPEPPPICYPRKTYPFQARGAEPAPGQPPDPRAPRSATTGPSSPLGARSSDTGGSPAHRPEEPQPGGPPPRPAAPHGHPGSFSRPACPASVPSSVPDRYGMAPATASCYGVPKHLPEHRTHCGFKEGTGRPPRDVSGAQRAPGRQECQQALSRWFCSQEPRRSASEERRHAMPRYRSVSHDRLGGSGPAAPQRGWPHSASHDTLLQPSREGWAPRARSDHYLGRYGRSMEALEPGALLASHLDRSAWPPERLCRAAVAATATAGPPVPPGSFAASSSSSSSSREPVQKHPSQPNLPSADDSGYIGYRSYSPSFQRRTGLLHALSCRDPAFGGLPTFSIAQRAVAPLRDSAVSPASPPAAVPAAPSAPREPRPEGGRGSEQPEERREEVVLRQKPPTGRKMPVPLRQMNFVFPEGVKETDICDPAAGRGDRPGSERPGRRVAPLAAPEDSLASIPFIDEPTSPSIDLKAKHVPASSVVSSAMNSAPAVATSPASPTFAFALSRHYSQDCSSIKAGRRSSYLLAITTERSKSCDDGLNAFRDEGKILRRMPSRVPSLRMLRSFFTDGSLDSLGTSEDARSKRHSTSDLSDVPFSAVRKEGWLHCKQILTKKGKKVGGGIRQWKRVFAVLRTHSLYLCKDRREAVTCAPAPGEEEPPISIQACLVDISYSETKRKHVFRLTTADFCEYLFQAEDREDMLAWIKVIRENSKAEGEDPGFASQALISKKLNDYRKVSPAGTKPDSSPKGPRGLGIRAEFLKQTGTSAPRSPRQDAAVTKDESSSQKAPWGINIMKKNKKSAPRAFGVRLEDCQPAPDNKNVPLIVEACCKVVEDRGLEYMGIYRVPGNNAVVSSLQEQLNKGATEINLQDERWQDLNVISSLLKSFFRKLPEPLFTDDKYNDFIEANRIEDASERMRTLRKLIRDLPGHYYETLKFLVGHLKTIADHSEKNKMEPRNLALVFGPTLVRTSEDNMTDMVTHMPDRYKIVETLIQHSDWFFSDKEDKGEKTPVDEKEAQSVPNIEYLLPNIGRTAAPGDAAGSTRSGSAKPKGTWPSRKAPPHRELLAIPFVSAAARKRKKRREAEGVGSSTDDDAERRDGPGWQQEQEGPAGTPGKAPRGTSTEPAGTQRECSAETAGSGSEPAPDARSIVSGYSTLSTMDRSLCSEVHSVAGSRGEEADDERSELSHMETDTESREGARPRPGQAGLGTGDEDKSPPGRPSFNSHRLIQCDTLARRRLGRPRDTAAAAGGDEQGWVAPGRASLREQLRQHLRGSADDMGVRLRRAHSPETRRKKSSWRRHTVVVPGGLKDLNFNEWKEPRGLEGTPGPCRDKDSGLSSLESTKARPAAPAPAPPGTAGPGTAARSPPGSPGPPAPLRFPQCL, from the exons CCGACGCCGGGCCGGAGAGATGGGGCGTCCCCGAACGCCAACGCGCCCCCGGAGGGGGGGTCCTTCCCCTGGGTGGGGCCCAGGACGGTGGCGCTGCGCAAGAGCCCCCAGGGCGGCTTCGGCTTCACCCTGCGCCACTTCATCGTGTACCCTCCGGAGTCAGCCGTGCACTCGGCCAAG gaggaggagaatggGAACCGAGCAG GGCCCCCCCGGAGCCGCCTGGAGCCCATGGACACGATCTTCGTGAAGAACGTGCGGGAGGACGGGCCGGCGCACCAGGCGGGGCTGCGCACGG GTGACCGGCTGGTCAAGGTGAATGGGGAGAGCATCATCGGGAAAACCTACTCCCAGGTGATCGCCCTGATCCAGAACAG CGATGATGTGCTGGAGCTCTCCATCATGCCCAAGGATGAGGACATCCTCCAGCTG GCCTATTCCCAGGACGCCTACCTGAAGGGCAACGAGCCGTACTCCGGGGGGGCTCAGAGCATCCCCGAGCCCCCTCCCATCTGCTACCCACGGAAAACGTACCCCTTCCAGGCCCGGGGTGCCGAGCCCGCCCCGGGCCAGCCGCCGgacccccgcgccccccgctcGGCCACCACCGGTCCCTCGTCCCCGCTCGGCGCCCGCAGCAGCGACACCGGCGGCAGCCCCGCGCACCGCCCCGAGGAGCCGCAGCCCGGGGGTccccccccgcgccccgccgcACCCCACGGGCACCCCGGCTCCTTCTCCCGCCCCGCCTGCCCCGCCAGCGTCCCATCCTCCGTGCCCGACCGCTACGGGATGGCCCCCGCCACCGCCTCCTGCTACGGCGTCCCCAAGCACCTCCCGGAGCACCGGACTCACTGCGGCTTCAAGGAGGGCACCGGGCGGCCGCCCCGGGACGTGTCGGGAGCCCAGCGTGCGCCCGGCCGCCAGGAGTGCCAGCAGGCGCTGTCGCGCTGGttctgcagccaggagccgCGGCGCAGCGCCTCGGAGGAGCGGCGGCACGCCATGCCCCGCTACCGCAGCGTGTCCCACGACCGCCTGGGCGGCTCCGGGCCCGCGGCCCCACAGCGGGGCTGGCCCCACAGCGCCTCGCACgacaccctgctgcagcccagccgcGAGGGCTGGGCCCCCCGCGCCCGCTCCGACCACTACCTGGGCAGGTACGGGCGCTCCATGGAGGCGCTGGAGCCCGGCGCGCTGCTCGCGTCGCACCTCGACCGCTCCGCGTGGCCGCCCGAGAGGCTCTGCCGGGCCGCCGTCGCTGCCACCGCGACCGCCGGGCCGCCCGTCCCGCCCGGTTCCTTCGccgcttcctcctcctcctcctcctcatcgcGGGAGCCGGTGCAGAAGCACCCGTCGCAGCCCAACCTGCCGAGCGCGGATGACTCGGGCTACATCGGCTACCGCAGCTACAGCCCGTCCTTCCAGCGCCGCACCGGGCTGCTGCACGCCCTGTCCTGCCGCGACCCTGCCTTCGGGGGGCTGCCCACCTTCAGCATCGCGCAGCGGGCCGTGGCCCCGCTCAGGGACAGCGCGGTCAGCCCCGCCAGCCCCCCCGCGGCCGTGCCGGCCGCGCCCAGCGCGCCCCGGGAGCCGCGGCCGGAGGGCGGCCGCGGGTCCGAGCAGCCGGAGGAGCGCCGGGAGGAGGTGGTGCTGCGGCAGAAGCCGCCCACGGGCCGCAAGATGCCCGTGCCGCTGCGGCAGATGAACTTTGTGTTCCCCGAGGGGGTGAAGGAGACGGACATTTGTGACCCGGCCGcgggcagaggggacaggccgggcagcgagcggccgggccggcgaGTGGCTCCCCTGGCGGCCCCCGAGGACTCGCTGGCATCCATCCCCTTCATCG ACGAACCCACCAGCCCCAGCATCGACCTGAAGGCCAAGCACGTCCCAGCCTCCTCGGTGGTGTCCAGCGCCATGAACTCGGCACCCGCCGTGGCCACCAGCCCCGCGTCGCCCACCTTCGCCTTTGCCCTGTCCCGGCACTACTCCCAGGACTGCA GTAGCATCAAGGCCGGCCGCCGCTCCTCCTACCTGCTGGCCATCACCACCGAGCGCTCCAAGTCCTGCGACGATGGCCTGAACGCATTTCGGGACGAGGGGAAGATCCTAAG GAGGATGCCCAGCCGGGTCCCCAGCCTCCGCATGCTGAGGAGCTTCTTCACCGATGGG TCTCTGGACAGCCTGGGCACGTCGGAAGACGCCCGTTCCAAAAGACACTCAACCTCCGACCTCTCGGACGTGCCGTTCAGCGCCGTGAGGAAGGAGGGCTGGCTCCACTGCAAGCAGATCCTCACCAAAAAGGGGAAG AAGGTCGGGGGAGGCATCCGGCAGTGGAAGCGCGTCTTCGCCGTGCTGCGCACCCACTCGCTGTACCTGTGCAAGGACAGGCGGGAGGCGGTGACCTGCGCCCCGGCCCCAGGTGAGGAGGAGCCGCCGATCAGCATCCAAGCGTGCCTGGTGGACATCTCCTACAGCGAGACCAAGAGGAAGCACGTCTTCCGCCTGACGACCGCTGACTTCTGTGAATATCTCTTTCAGGCAGAGGATCGGGAAGACATGCTGGCCTGGATCAAAGTCATCAGGGAGAACAGCAAGGCTGAGGGCGAG GACCCCGGTTTTGCCAGCCAAGCCCTTATCAGCAAGAAGTTAAACGACTACCGGAAAGTGAG ccctgcgGGCACCAAGCCCGACTCGTCGCCCAAGGGCCCTCGTGGGCTGGGGATCCGAGCCGAGTTCCTGAAGCAGACGGGAACCAGTGCGCCCCGGTCCCCCCGGCAGGACGCGGCTGTCACGAAAG atGAAAGCAGCTCCCAGAAAGCCCCGTGGGGCATCAACATCatgaagaagaacaagaaatcTGCCCCGCGTGCCTTCGGCGTGAGGCTGGAGGATTGTCAGCCTGCCCCGGACAACAAG AACGTGCCCCTGATCGTGGAAGCGTGCTGCAAGGTGGTGGAGGACCGGGGCCTGGAGTACATGGGCATCTACCGCGTGCCCGGCAACAACGCGGTGGTGTccagcctgcaggagcagctcaacAAGGGAGCCACCGAGATCAACCTGCAGGACGag CGGTGGCAGGACCTGAACGTCATCAGCAGCCTCCTGAAATCCTTCTTCCGAAAGCTGCCTGAGCCCCTGTTCACCGACG ATAAATACAATGACTTCATCGAAGCCAACCGAATTGAAGATGCCAGCGAGAGGATGAGGACGCTGCGGAAGCTG ATCCGGGACCTGCCAGGCCACTACTACGAGACCCTCAAATTCCTGGTGGGTCACCTGAAGACCATCGCTGACCACTCGGAGAAGAACAAG atggagccccgGAACCTGGCGCTGGTGTTCGGCCCCACGCTGGTGCGAACGTCCGAGGACAACATGACCGACATGGTGACGCACATGCCCGACCGCTACAAGATCGTGGAGACCCTCATCCAGCAC TCAGACTGGTTCTTCAGTGACAAGGAGGACAAGGGTGAGAAG ACGCCCGTGGACGAGAAGGAGGCTCAGTCTGTGCCCAACATCGAGTACCTGCTGCCCAACATTGGCAGGACGGCAGCGCCCGGCGATGCCGCAG GCTCCACCCGCAGCGGCTCTGCCAAACCGAAG GGCACGTGGCCGTCGCGCAAAGCGCCGCCGCACCGGGAGCTCCTCGCCATCCCCTTCGTCTCGGCCGCCGCCCgcaagaggaagaagaggagagaGGCCGAAGGCGTTGGGAGCAGCACCGACGACGACGCGGAGCGCAGGGACGGCccgggctggcagcaggagcaggagggcccCGCGGGGACACCCGGCAAAGCGCCCCGCGGCACCAGCACCGAGCCGGCCGGGACGCAGCGGGAATGCTCCGCCGAGACCGCGGGCAGCGGCTCCGAGCCGGCCCCGGACGCCCGCTCCATCGTGTCCGGCTACTCCACGCTGTCCACCATGGACCGCAGCCTGTGCTCCGAGGTGCACTCGGTGGCCGGGAGCCGCGGGGAGGAGGCGGATGACGAGCGCAGCGAGCTCAGCCACATGGAGACGGACACGGAGAGCCGCGAGGgagcgcggccgcggccgggccAGGCCGGGCTGGGGACGGGCGACGAGGACAAGTCACCCCCGGGCCGCCCCTCCTTCAACTCGCACCGCCTGATCCAGTGCGACACGCTGGCCCGCAGGAGGCTGGGGAGACCGCGGGacacggcggcggcggccggcggtgacgagcagggctgggtggccCCCGGGCGGGCGTCGCTGCGGGAGCAGCTCCGGCAGCACCTGCGGGGCTCCGCCGATGACATGGGGGTGCGGCTGCGCCGGGCACACTCCCCCGAGACGCGCCGCAAGAAGAGCAGCTGGCGCCGGCACACGGTGGTGGTGCCCGGCGGCCTCAAGGACCTCAACTTCAACGAGTGGAAGGAGCCGCGGGGACTCGAGGGGACCCCGGGACCCTGCCGCGACAAGGACTcggggctcagcagcctggagTCCACCAAAGCCCGGCCCGCGGCTCCCGCCCCGGCTCCCCCTGGCACCGCCGGCCCGGGCACGGCcgcccggagccccccgggcagccccggccccccggCACCCCTGCGCTTCCCACAGTGTCTGTGA
- the ARHGAP23 gene encoding rho GTPase-activating protein 23 isoform X1, giving the protein MVQESAAGAARGSRRALRGRCRPPPAPSPKRLWSVERCGRGWRLERPVGVDCSSPEPRCIWLSSLRRHAAGPGPRTERCRRPTPGRRDGASPNANAPPEGGSFPWVGPRTVALRKSPQGGFGFTLRHFIVYPPESAVHSAKEEENGNRAGPPRSRLEPMDTIFVKNVREDGPAHQAGLRTGDRLVKVNGESIIGKTYSQVIALIQNSDDVLELSIMPKDEDILQLAYSQDAYLKGNEPYSGGAQSIPEPPPICYPRKTYPFQARGAEPAPGQPPDPRAPRSATTGPSSPLGARSSDTGGSPAHRPEEPQPGGPPPRPAAPHGHPGSFSRPACPASVPSSVPDRYGMAPATASCYGVPKHLPEHRTHCGFKEGTGRPPRDVSGAQRAPGRQECQQALSRWFCSQEPRRSASEERRHAMPRYRSVSHDRLGGSGPAAPQRGWPHSASHDTLLQPSREGWAPRARSDHYLGRYGRSMEALEPGALLASHLDRSAWPPERLCRAAVAATATAGPPVPPGSFAASSSSSSSSREPVQKHPSQPNLPSADDSGYIGYRSYSPSFQRRTGLLHALSCRDPAFGGLPTFSIAQRAVAPLRDSAVSPASPPAAVPAAPSAPREPRPEGGRGSEQPEERREEVVLRQKPPTGRKMPVPLRQMNFVFPEGVKETDICDPAAGRGDRPGSERPGRRVAPLAAPEDSLASIPFIDEPTSPSIDLKAKHVPASSVVSSAMNSAPAVATSPASPTFAFALSRHYSQDCSSIKAGRRSSYLLAITTERSKSCDDGLNAFRDEGKILRRMPSRVPSLRMLRSFFTDGSLDSLGTSEDARSKRHSTSDLSDVPFSAVRKEGWLHCKQILTKKGKKVGGGIRQWKRVFAVLRTHSLYLCKDRREAVTCAPAPGEEEPPISIQACLVDISYSETKRKHVFRLTTADFCEYLFQAEDREDMLAWIKVIRENSKAEGEDPGFASQALISKKLNDYRKVSPAGTKPDSSPKGPRGLGIRAEFLKQTGTSAPRSPRQDAAVTKDESSSQKAPWGINIMKKNKKSAPRAFGVRLEDCQPAPDNKNVPLIVEACCKVVEDRGLEYMGIYRVPGNNAVVSSLQEQLNKGATEINLQDERWQDLNVISSLLKSFFRKLPEPLFTDDKYNDFIEANRIEDASERMRTLRKLIRDLPGHYYETLKFLVGHLKTIADHSEKNKMEPRNLALVFGPTLVRTSEDNMTDMVTHMPDRYKIVETLIQHSDWFFSDKEDKGEKTPVDEKEAQSVPNIEYLLPNIGRTAAPGDAAGQRPPCGTPAPAHAATPGDREPLTLD; this is encoded by the exons CCGACGCCGGGCCGGAGAGATGGGGCGTCCCCGAACGCCAACGCGCCCCCGGAGGGGGGGTCCTTCCCCTGGGTGGGGCCCAGGACGGTGGCGCTGCGCAAGAGCCCCCAGGGCGGCTTCGGCTTCACCCTGCGCCACTTCATCGTGTACCCTCCGGAGTCAGCCGTGCACTCGGCCAAG gaggaggagaatggGAACCGAGCAG GGCCCCCCCGGAGCCGCCTGGAGCCCATGGACACGATCTTCGTGAAGAACGTGCGGGAGGACGGGCCGGCGCACCAGGCGGGGCTGCGCACGG GTGACCGGCTGGTCAAGGTGAATGGGGAGAGCATCATCGGGAAAACCTACTCCCAGGTGATCGCCCTGATCCAGAACAG CGATGATGTGCTGGAGCTCTCCATCATGCCCAAGGATGAGGACATCCTCCAGCTG GCCTATTCCCAGGACGCCTACCTGAAGGGCAACGAGCCGTACTCCGGGGGGGCTCAGAGCATCCCCGAGCCCCCTCCCATCTGCTACCCACGGAAAACGTACCCCTTCCAGGCCCGGGGTGCCGAGCCCGCCCCGGGCCAGCCGCCGgacccccgcgccccccgctcGGCCACCACCGGTCCCTCGTCCCCGCTCGGCGCCCGCAGCAGCGACACCGGCGGCAGCCCCGCGCACCGCCCCGAGGAGCCGCAGCCCGGGGGTccccccccgcgccccgccgcACCCCACGGGCACCCCGGCTCCTTCTCCCGCCCCGCCTGCCCCGCCAGCGTCCCATCCTCCGTGCCCGACCGCTACGGGATGGCCCCCGCCACCGCCTCCTGCTACGGCGTCCCCAAGCACCTCCCGGAGCACCGGACTCACTGCGGCTTCAAGGAGGGCACCGGGCGGCCGCCCCGGGACGTGTCGGGAGCCCAGCGTGCGCCCGGCCGCCAGGAGTGCCAGCAGGCGCTGTCGCGCTGGttctgcagccaggagccgCGGCGCAGCGCCTCGGAGGAGCGGCGGCACGCCATGCCCCGCTACCGCAGCGTGTCCCACGACCGCCTGGGCGGCTCCGGGCCCGCGGCCCCACAGCGGGGCTGGCCCCACAGCGCCTCGCACgacaccctgctgcagcccagccgcGAGGGCTGGGCCCCCCGCGCCCGCTCCGACCACTACCTGGGCAGGTACGGGCGCTCCATGGAGGCGCTGGAGCCCGGCGCGCTGCTCGCGTCGCACCTCGACCGCTCCGCGTGGCCGCCCGAGAGGCTCTGCCGGGCCGCCGTCGCTGCCACCGCGACCGCCGGGCCGCCCGTCCCGCCCGGTTCCTTCGccgcttcctcctcctcctcctcctcatcgcGGGAGCCGGTGCAGAAGCACCCGTCGCAGCCCAACCTGCCGAGCGCGGATGACTCGGGCTACATCGGCTACCGCAGCTACAGCCCGTCCTTCCAGCGCCGCACCGGGCTGCTGCACGCCCTGTCCTGCCGCGACCCTGCCTTCGGGGGGCTGCCCACCTTCAGCATCGCGCAGCGGGCCGTGGCCCCGCTCAGGGACAGCGCGGTCAGCCCCGCCAGCCCCCCCGCGGCCGTGCCGGCCGCGCCCAGCGCGCCCCGGGAGCCGCGGCCGGAGGGCGGCCGCGGGTCCGAGCAGCCGGAGGAGCGCCGGGAGGAGGTGGTGCTGCGGCAGAAGCCGCCCACGGGCCGCAAGATGCCCGTGCCGCTGCGGCAGATGAACTTTGTGTTCCCCGAGGGGGTGAAGGAGACGGACATTTGTGACCCGGCCGcgggcagaggggacaggccgggcagcgagcggccgggccggcgaGTGGCTCCCCTGGCGGCCCCCGAGGACTCGCTGGCATCCATCCCCTTCATCG ACGAACCCACCAGCCCCAGCATCGACCTGAAGGCCAAGCACGTCCCAGCCTCCTCGGTGGTGTCCAGCGCCATGAACTCGGCACCCGCCGTGGCCACCAGCCCCGCGTCGCCCACCTTCGCCTTTGCCCTGTCCCGGCACTACTCCCAGGACTGCA GTAGCATCAAGGCCGGCCGCCGCTCCTCCTACCTGCTGGCCATCACCACCGAGCGCTCCAAGTCCTGCGACGATGGCCTGAACGCATTTCGGGACGAGGGGAAGATCCTAAG GAGGATGCCCAGCCGGGTCCCCAGCCTCCGCATGCTGAGGAGCTTCTTCACCGATGGG TCTCTGGACAGCCTGGGCACGTCGGAAGACGCCCGTTCCAAAAGACACTCAACCTCCGACCTCTCGGACGTGCCGTTCAGCGCCGTGAGGAAGGAGGGCTGGCTCCACTGCAAGCAGATCCTCACCAAAAAGGGGAAG AAGGTCGGGGGAGGCATCCGGCAGTGGAAGCGCGTCTTCGCCGTGCTGCGCACCCACTCGCTGTACCTGTGCAAGGACAGGCGGGAGGCGGTGACCTGCGCCCCGGCCCCAGGTGAGGAGGAGCCGCCGATCAGCATCCAAGCGTGCCTGGTGGACATCTCCTACAGCGAGACCAAGAGGAAGCACGTCTTCCGCCTGACGACCGCTGACTTCTGTGAATATCTCTTTCAGGCAGAGGATCGGGAAGACATGCTGGCCTGGATCAAAGTCATCAGGGAGAACAGCAAGGCTGAGGGCGAG GACCCCGGTTTTGCCAGCCAAGCCCTTATCAGCAAGAAGTTAAACGACTACCGGAAAGTGAG ccctgcgGGCACCAAGCCCGACTCGTCGCCCAAGGGCCCTCGTGGGCTGGGGATCCGAGCCGAGTTCCTGAAGCAGACGGGAACCAGTGCGCCCCGGTCCCCCCGGCAGGACGCGGCTGTCACGAAAG atGAAAGCAGCTCCCAGAAAGCCCCGTGGGGCATCAACATCatgaagaagaacaagaaatcTGCCCCGCGTGCCTTCGGCGTGAGGCTGGAGGATTGTCAGCCTGCCCCGGACAACAAG AACGTGCCCCTGATCGTGGAAGCGTGCTGCAAGGTGGTGGAGGACCGGGGCCTGGAGTACATGGGCATCTACCGCGTGCCCGGCAACAACGCGGTGGTGTccagcctgcaggagcagctcaacAAGGGAGCCACCGAGATCAACCTGCAGGACGag CGGTGGCAGGACCTGAACGTCATCAGCAGCCTCCTGAAATCCTTCTTCCGAAAGCTGCCTGAGCCCCTGTTCACCGACG ATAAATACAATGACTTCATCGAAGCCAACCGAATTGAAGATGCCAGCGAGAGGATGAGGACGCTGCGGAAGCTG ATCCGGGACCTGCCAGGCCACTACTACGAGACCCTCAAATTCCTGGTGGGTCACCTGAAGACCATCGCTGACCACTCGGAGAAGAACAAG atggagccccgGAACCTGGCGCTGGTGTTCGGCCCCACGCTGGTGCGAACGTCCGAGGACAACATGACCGACATGGTGACGCACATGCCCGACCGCTACAAGATCGTGGAGACCCTCATCCAGCAC TCAGACTGGTTCTTCAGTGACAAGGAGGACAAGGGTGAGAAG ACGCCCGTGGACGAGAAGGAGGCTCAGTCTGTGCCCAACATCGAGTACCTGCTGCCCAACATTGGCAGGACGGCAGCGCCCGGCGATGCCGCAG GGCAGCGCCCACCCTGCGGGACCCCCGCCCCTGCCCACGCTGCCACACCTGGAGACCGGGAGCCTTTGACGTTGGACTGA